From a single Natronorubrum tibetense GA33 genomic region:
- a CDS encoding GIY-YIG nuclease family protein: protein MADHVVYVLECADGSLYTGYTTDLERRVAEHDAGEGAKYTRGRTPVELRYHERYDSKSAAMSREYEIKQLSRRRKARLVGLE from the coding sequence ATGGCTGACCACGTCGTCTACGTCCTCGAGTGCGCCGACGGCTCGCTCTACACCGGGTATACGACCGACCTCGAGCGACGGGTCGCCGAACACGACGCCGGCGAGGGCGCGAAGTACACTCGCGGCCGCACGCCCGTCGAACTCCGATATCACGAGCGCTACGACTCGAAGTCGGCCGCCATGTCCCGCGAGTACGAGATCAAACAGCTCTCCCGCCGGCGGAAGGCGCGACTCGTC
- a CDS encoding DUF7563 family protein: MPTCDHCDAHVSERFARVFADENGEIHACISCSANAGIAEAARHRARGT; encoded by the coding sequence ATGCCCACCTGTGATCACTGCGACGCGCACGTGTCCGAACGCTTCGCACGCGTCTTCGCCGACGAGAACGGCGAGATCCACGCGTGCATTAGCTGCTCGGCGAACGCCGGGATCGCGGAAGCCGCGCGACACCGCGCTCGCGGTACCTGA
- the larB gene encoding nickel pincer cofactor biosynthesis protein LarB translates to MRELLEAVADGHRSPSEAEAELRGYATNDAGRFDAARTQRRGIPEAILAEGKTPAQVVALAETALETTDRALVTRTSDEQIDALESALEDSFPNATLERWGTSVRVLTPEFDQPSLDATVGIVTAGTVDGPVADEAELVPRDAGAAIDRVEDVGVAALDRTLDQVDRFRAADVLIVAAGREGALPTVIAGLVDTPVIAVPVSSGYGFGGGGEAALAGLLQSCTVLSVVNIDAGFVAGAQATLIARAIDDARNSSP, encoded by the coding sequence ATGCGCGAACTCCTCGAGGCCGTCGCCGACGGCCACCGCTCCCCGTCCGAAGCCGAAGCCGAACTCAGGGGCTATGCGACCAACGACGCGGGCCGGTTCGACGCGGCCCGCACACAGCGCCGTGGAATCCCGGAGGCCATCCTCGCCGAGGGGAAGACGCCCGCCCAGGTCGTCGCCCTCGCGGAAACCGCCCTCGAGACCACCGACAGGGCGCTGGTGACCCGCACCAGCGACGAACAGATCGACGCGCTCGAGAGCGCACTCGAGGACTCCTTTCCGAACGCGACCCTCGAGCGTTGGGGCACGTCTGTTCGCGTCCTCACCCCCGAGTTCGACCAGCCCTCGCTCGACGCGACGGTCGGCATCGTCACGGCTGGCACTGTCGACGGACCGGTGGCTGACGAGGCCGAACTCGTGCCGCGCGACGCGGGGGCGGCGATCGATCGCGTCGAGGACGTCGGCGTCGCCGCGCTGGATCGCACCCTCGATCAGGTCGACCGATTTCGGGCCGCCGACGTGTTGATCGTCGCCGCCGGCCGCGAGGGAGCGCTGCCGACCGTGATCGCCGGGTTGGTCGACACGCCCGTGATCGCGGTGCCCGTCTCGAGCGGCTACGGCTTCGGCGGCGGGGGCGAGGCCGCGCTCGCGGGGTTGCTCCAGTCCTGTACCGTCCTTTCGGTGGTCAACATCGACGCCGGCTTCGTTGCTGGCGCGCAGGCGACGCTCATCGCCCGGGCCATTGACGACGCTCGCAACTCGAGCCCCTGA
- a CDS encoding DUF1931 family protein, whose amino-acid sequence MADLIVKAAVKEALDDKNVASDFYEALDEEVDELLEDAARRAEANDRKTVQPRDL is encoded by the coding sequence ATGGCAGACCTTATCGTCAAAGCCGCCGTGAAGGAAGCGCTCGATGACAAAAACGTTGCCTCGGACTTCTACGAAGCACTCGACGAGGAAGTCGACGAGCTTCTCGAGGACGCAGCCCGACGTGCCGAAGCAAACGACCGGAAGACGGTCCAGCCCCGCGACCTGTAA
- the fni gene encoding type 2 isopentenyl-diphosphate Delta-isomerase, which yields MPETSDRKDDHIRIIEDEDVETSGAGFADVELVHEALPELHRDEIDTTTTLFGHELDVPIVIESMTGGHPNTTKINRALAEAAQEMNIAMGVGSQRAGLELDDEALLESYTVVRDVAPDALLYGNVGAAQLLEYDVGDVERAVEMIEADAMAVHLNFLQEAVQPEGDVDAKGCLEAIERVAADLSVPVVVKETGNGISRETAQRLSDAGVEAIDVAGQGGTTWSGIESYRAAAVGASRQEHVGKLFRAWGEPTVVSTSEAASVHDCVIASGGVRSGLDIAKAIALGARAGGLAKPFLGPAGQGTEAVVDLIETLELELRTAMFVTGSASVDDLQSAEYVMLGRTKEYLEERRQ from the coding sequence ATGCCCGAAACATCCGACAGGAAAGACGATCATATTCGAATCATCGAAGACGAAGACGTGGAGACGTCCGGCGCGGGCTTTGCCGACGTTGAACTCGTCCACGAGGCGCTGCCGGAGCTCCACCGCGACGAGATCGATACGACGACGACGCTATTCGGCCACGAACTCGACGTGCCGATCGTCATCGAGAGCATGACCGGCGGCCACCCGAACACGACCAAGATCAACCGCGCACTCGCCGAGGCGGCCCAGGAGATGAACATCGCCATGGGCGTGGGGAGCCAGCGCGCCGGCCTCGAACTCGACGACGAGGCGCTGCTCGAGTCCTACACCGTCGTCCGGGACGTCGCCCCCGACGCCCTCCTCTACGGCAACGTCGGCGCGGCGCAGTTGCTCGAGTACGACGTGGGAGACGTCGAGCGAGCCGTCGAGATGATCGAGGCCGACGCGATGGCGGTCCACCTGAACTTCCTCCAGGAGGCCGTCCAGCCCGAGGGTGACGTCGACGCCAAGGGTTGTCTCGAGGCGATCGAACGGGTTGCGGCAGACCTCTCGGTGCCGGTCGTCGTCAAGGAGACGGGTAACGGTATCTCCCGGGAGACGGCCCAGCGACTCTCCGACGCGGGGGTCGAGGCGATCGATGTCGCCGGACAGGGCGGGACGACCTGGTCGGGGATCGAATCCTATCGAGCCGCCGCCGTCGGCGCGTCCAGACAGGAACACGTCGGGAAGCTGTTTCGCGCGTGGGGCGAGCCGACCGTCGTCAGTACCAGCGAGGCCGCGTCGGTTCACGACTGCGTGATCGCCAGCGGGGGCGTCCGGTCCGGACTCGACATCGCGAAAGCTATTGCCCTGGGGGCCCGCGCGGGCGGCCTCGCGAAGCCGTTTCTCGGCCCCGCGGGACAGGGTACCGAGGCCGTCGTCGACCTGATCGAGACGCTCGAACTCGAGTTGCGTACGGCGATGTTCGTCACGGGTTCGGCGTCGGTCGACGATCTCCAGTCCGCCGAGTACGTGATGCTCGGCCGGACGAAGGAGTATCTCGAGGAGCGACGGCAGTAG
- the rpiA gene encoding ribose-5-phosphate isomerase RpiA, with amino-acid sequence MKTAGGSETAKRHAGERAAEEVEDGFVVGLGTGSTTAHAIRAIGRAADDGLTVQGIPTSFQSRQLALEVGIPLTTLDAVDGVDLAIDGADQVVDDSDAEADGALIKGGGAAHAREKLVDAAADRFVVVADPSKLTGRLERPVPVEVVPDAHTVVADQIRAFGGEPTLREAGQKDGPVVTDNGNLVLDCAFGSIQDPDGLAGSLSQIPGVLEHGLFVGLADVTYVGRENGVEERTY; translated from the coding sequence ATGAAGACGGCAGGCGGTTCCGAGACGGCGAAACGCCATGCGGGTGAACGCGCGGCCGAGGAGGTCGAAGATGGGTTCGTCGTCGGTCTCGGCACCGGGTCGACGACCGCCCACGCGATCAGGGCGATCGGTCGGGCCGCCGACGACGGCCTCACTGTACAGGGGATTCCAACCTCGTTTCAGTCCCGACAACTGGCGCTCGAGGTCGGGATTCCGTTGACGACCCTCGATGCGGTTGACGGCGTAGACCTCGCGATCGACGGCGCGGACCAGGTGGTCGACGACTCGGACGCGGAGGCGGACGGCGCGCTGATCAAAGGCGGTGGCGCCGCACACGCGCGCGAAAAATTGGTCGACGCGGCGGCCGACCGGTTCGTCGTCGTCGCCGACCCCTCGAAGCTCACGGGACGACTCGAGCGACCCGTTCCGGTCGAGGTGGTGCCGGACGCTCACACGGTCGTCGCCGACCAAATTCGCGCGTTCGGGGGTGAGCCGACGCTTCGCGAGGCCGGCCAGAAGGACGGACCGGTCGTCACCGACAACGGAAACCTGGTGCTCGACTGCGCCTTTGGCTCGATCCAGGACCCCGACGGATTGGCCGGCTCGCTCTCCCAGATTCCGGGGGTGCTCGAGCACGGGCTGTTCGTTGGGTTAGCGGACGTGACGTACGTCGGTCGCGAGAACGGGGTCGAGGAACGGACCTACTGA
- a CDS encoding ABC transporter permease encodes MSALAVAKKDFADAARSRKLMVLTAVFALFTLGGAFLASWAGDLFAEMEGEGAETTMDLVFALQTPAGYLVPIIALVIGYAAIAGERESGSLKFLLGLPHTRRDVVIGKILGRSAVVAVSILVGFLVGLIGLFVFVGSVSIVDYLLFTVVTILFGFVYVCIAVGLSSMTGSTTRAAAGAFGLIVFFWFLWSFISMGILYLVEGSLWMEEHPDWYVSLLSLSPDAAYGSAIAAVFGEGQFTMATAYGVENPPLLAEPWFGFVVLAVWALVPLGIGLWQFGRADL; translated from the coding sequence ATGAGTGCGCTCGCCGTCGCGAAGAAGGACTTCGCCGACGCGGCTCGCTCGCGCAAGCTGATGGTGCTGACGGCCGTCTTCGCGCTCTTTACGCTCGGCGGCGCGTTTCTGGCCTCGTGGGCCGGCGATCTCTTCGCGGAGATGGAGGGTGAGGGCGCGGAGACGACGATGGATCTCGTCTTTGCGTTACAGACGCCCGCGGGCTACCTCGTGCCAATCATCGCGCTGGTGATCGGCTACGCCGCCATCGCCGGCGAGCGAGAGAGCGGGAGCCTGAAGTTCCTGCTCGGATTGCCCCATACCCGTCGCGACGTCGTGATCGGCAAGATTCTCGGCCGCTCGGCGGTCGTCGCCGTTTCGATCCTCGTCGGCTTTCTCGTCGGCCTGATCGGGCTGTTCGTCTTCGTCGGCTCGGTCTCGATCGTCGACTACCTCCTGTTTACCGTCGTGACGATCCTGTTCGGGTTCGTCTACGTCTGTATCGCCGTCGGCCTCTCCTCGATGACCGGGTCGACGACCCGGGCGGCGGCCGGCGCGTTCGGGCTGATCGTGTTCTTCTGGTTCCTCTGGAGTTTCATCTCCATGGGGATCCTCTATCTCGTCGAGGGTTCGCTGTGGATGGAGGAACATCCCGACTGGTACGTGAGCCTCCTCTCGCTGTCGCCGGACGCCGCCTACGGTTCCGCGATCGCCGCCGTCTTCGGCGAAGGGCAGTTTACGATGGCCACCGCCTACGGCGTCGAGAACCCGCCGCTGCTCGCTGAGCCCTGGTTCGGCTTCGTCGTGCTCGCGGTCTGGGCGCTCGTTCCGTTGGGGATCGGCCTTTGGCAGTTCGGTCGCGCCGACCTCTAA
- a CDS encoding ABC transporter ATP-binding protein, whose translation MTAIDISNATKRYGAETALDGLDLTVQRGEIYGFLGPNGAGKSTTINLLLDFIRPTEGEVSVFGLDAREDTLEIRTRTGILPEGVETYDRLTGRKHVEFAIDSKGADDDPDALLERVGIADAADKKAGGYSKGMSQRLMFATALVGEPDLLILDEPSTGLDPNGAREMREIIREENARGATVFFSSHILGQVEAICDRVGILRERELVAEDTVDGLRDSMPEQTRLRVQVDRIPEDSSAALETIESVDGVSEVSADGTTLVVTCEDRAKTSVLRTIEQQGVSIEDFATDESSLEDLFMAYTSDNRTEVTQ comes from the coding sequence GTGACTGCTATCGATATCTCCAACGCGACGAAACGATACGGGGCCGAAACGGCCCTCGACGGTCTCGATCTCACCGTCCAGCGCGGCGAGATTTACGGCTTCCTCGGCCCGAACGGCGCGGGCAAATCGACGACGATCAATCTGCTCCTCGATTTCATCCGTCCGACCGAGGGCGAGGTGAGCGTCTTCGGTCTCGACGCTCGCGAGGACACGCTCGAGATCCGAACCCGAACCGGCATCCTTCCGGAAGGCGTCGAGACCTACGACCGGCTGACCGGCCGCAAACACGTCGAGTTCGCCATCGACTCGAAGGGGGCGGACGACGACCCGGACGCCCTGCTCGAGCGGGTCGGGATCGCCGACGCGGCGGACAAGAAAGCCGGCGGCTACTCGAAGGGGATGAGCCAGCGACTCATGTTTGCGACGGCGCTCGTCGGCGAACCCGACCTGCTGATTCTGGACGAACCCTCGACGGGACTCGATCCGAACGGGGCCCGAGAGATGCGCGAAATCATTCGTGAGGAGAACGCCCGCGGCGCGACCGTCTTCTTCTCGAGCCACATTCTCGGCCAGGTCGAGGCGATCTGTGACCGCGTCGGCATCCTCCGAGAGAGAGAACTGGTCGCCGAAGACACCGTCGACGGCCTTCGCGATTCCATGCCGGAACAGACCCGGCTTCGGGTGCAGGTCGATCGAATACCCGAGGACTCCTCGGCGGCGCTCGAGACCATCGAGTCGGTCGACGGCGTCTCGGAGGTGTCGGCAGACGGCACGACGCTCGTCGTCACCTGCGAGGACCGGGCGAAGACGAGCGTTCTCCGTACGATCGAGCAACAGGGCGTCTCGATCGAGGACTTCGCAACGGACGAATCCTCGCTCGAGGACCTGTTTATGGCGTACACATCCGATAACCGGACGGAGGTAACTCAATGA
- a CDS encoding DUF5788 family protein, which translates to MPPASDELSRTERRDLLERANRQSATIGQQLPETITVGDDELPLEEFVIETRKVEGIPDDVQPLVRETERELTAERKRLVERLESAPINREEAEKLVEMIVGIDRAKSVLRSLRRKRFGAEASSAALDDHERWLDFMSSIRG; encoded by the coding sequence ATGCCACCAGCCAGCGACGAACTGAGCCGGACGGAGAGACGCGACCTGCTCGAGCGCGCCAACCGACAGAGTGCAACCATCGGCCAACAGCTCCCCGAGACGATCACCGTCGGCGACGACGAACTCCCCCTCGAGGAGTTCGTCATCGAGACGCGAAAGGTCGAGGGCATCCCGGACGACGTCCAGCCGCTGGTCAGGGAGACCGAACGCGAACTGACCGCCGAACGAAAACGGCTCGTCGAGCGACTCGAGTCGGCACCGATCAACCGTGAGGAAGCCGAGAAACTCGTCGAGATGATCGTCGGTATCGACCGCGCGAAGAGCGTCCTCCGGAGCCTGCGTCGAAAGCGGTTCGGTGCCGAAGCAAGCTCGGCCGCACTCGACGATCACGAGCGCTGGCTCGATTTTATGAGTTCGATTCGAGGGTAG
- a CDS encoding ABC transporter ATP-binding protein, with protein sequence MATSGTGNKPDTDDTGTAVSLENVRKTYQLGEPVHALDGVSLDISQGSYTAIMGPSGSGKSTLMNLVGCLDTPTEGTVVVDGADVATLDDRERTTLRGTTVGFVFQTFNLMPRLTALENVALPQLFQNVGRGERRERARELLERVGLADRADHLPNELSGGQRQRVALARALVNDPALVLADEPTGNLDTDTEDDILELFAEFHGSGTTMIVVTHERHVAERAERIVHLLDGKLERIEELGSANGAERDDVDGGEREGGNSAERDGTVGADDGSSSANASGGASH encoded by the coding sequence ATGGCGACATCGGGAACCGGAAACAAACCCGACACAGACGACACCGGCACGGCAGTCTCCCTGGAGAACGTCCGCAAGACCTACCAGCTCGGCGAGCCGGTTCACGCGTTAGACGGCGTTTCCCTCGATATCTCGCAGGGATCCTATACGGCGATTATGGGACCGAGCGGCTCCGGGAAGTCGACGCTGATGAACCTCGTCGGCTGCCTCGACACGCCGACGGAGGGGACAGTCGTCGTCGACGGGGCGGACGTGGCGACGCTCGACGACCGAGAACGGACGACCCTCCGCGGAACGACGGTCGGGTTCGTCTTCCAGACGTTCAACCTCATGCCACGGCTGACCGCCCTCGAGAACGTCGCCCTCCCGCAACTCTTCCAGAACGTCGGCCGCGGGGAGCGTCGCGAACGGGCCCGCGAGTTGCTCGAGCGCGTCGGACTCGCCGATCGGGCCGACCACCTGCCGAACGAACTCTCGGGCGGCCAGCGCCAGCGCGTCGCGCTCGCCCGGGCGCTCGTCAACGACCCCGCCCTCGTCCTCGCCGACGAGCCGACGGGGAACCTGGACACGGACACCGAAGACGACATTCTCGAACTCTTCGCGGAATTCCACGGCAGCGGAACGACAATGATCGTCGTCACCCACGAGCGCCACGTCGCCGAGCGCGCCGAACGCATCGTCCACCTGTTAGACGGGAAGCTCGAGCGGATCGAGGAACTCGGCAGCGCGAACGGTGCCGAACGCGACGACGTGGACGGTGGGGAACGTGAGGGCGGAAATAGTGCGGAACGCGACGGAACGGTCGGAGCGGACGACGGGTCCTCGAGTGCGAACGCTTCCGGCGGGGCGAGTCACTGA
- a CDS encoding ABC transporter permease, producing MRPTESLRLAWRSIRGHKLRSALTTLGIVIGIAAVIAFVTLGASLQAGIIGDISPDDQRNSYGWAADPDTEGGPLAGAQPVFSQDDLDALDDDGDIDAAYGYMPLSTQALVYEGEISPQSDALVAAGPPYIRESTLEDGRQFEQGEREAVVNPAVAGQFEEDLEVGDELTIALQGGQQTTVTVVGITDSSEGLSPFEGFEPSPRVYVPTDPFYTEDAAGAVPGGGGEGGDGDGADENSDGGDDGDENGTNDPDGPDDALFLAIVVEAESADEADIDRAQESAIAYLESDESDASELLGDDLEITLQTSAELLQQLEDVLDLLQNFIVGIAAISLLVGSIGIANIMLVSVTERTREIGIMKAVGAQNREILGLFLAESVVLGIVGAILGTLLGLVTGYLGAWYIDLPLIYPYEYVALAIAVGVLVGIAAGLYPAWRAARTDPIDALRYE from the coding sequence ATGCGACCGACCGAGAGTCTACGGCTGGCCTGGCGATCGATTCGGGGCCACAAACTGCGCTCGGCGCTGACGACGCTCGGCATCGTGATCGGTATCGCGGCCGTGATCGCGTTCGTTACGCTGGGGGCGAGCCTACAGGCGGGTATCATCGGGGATATCAGTCCCGACGACCAGCGCAACAGCTACGGCTGGGCCGCCGACCCCGACACCGAGGGCGGACCGCTCGCCGGCGCGCAACCGGTCTTTAGCCAGGACGACCTCGACGCGCTGGACGACGACGGAGATATCGACGCCGCCTACGGCTATATGCCGTTATCGACGCAAGCACTCGTCTACGAGGGAGAGATATCTCCCCAGAGCGACGCCCTCGTCGCTGCCGGGCCGCCCTACATCAGGGAGAGCACGCTCGAGGATGGCCGCCAGTTCGAGCAGGGCGAGCGCGAGGCCGTCGTCAACCCGGCCGTCGCCGGCCAGTTCGAGGAGGACCTCGAGGTCGGCGACGAGCTAACCATCGCGTTACAGGGCGGCCAGCAGACGACCGTCACCGTCGTCGGGATCACCGACAGCTCGGAAGGACTGAGCCCGTTCGAGGGGTTCGAACCGTCGCCGCGCGTCTACGTCCCGACGGACCCCTTCTACACCGAGGACGCTGCTGGAGCGGTTCCGGGTGGCGGTGGTGAGGGTGGTGACGGGGACGGTGCCGACGAAAACAGTGATGGCGGCGACGATGGGGACGAAAACGGGACCAATGATCCCGACGGGCCCGACGACGCGCTCTTCCTCGCCATCGTCGTCGAGGCCGAATCGGCAGATGAGGCGGACATCGACCGCGCCCAGGAGAGTGCGATCGCCTACCTCGAAAGCGACGAATCCGACGCGAGCGAACTTCTGGGCGACGATCTCGAGATAACGCTGCAGACGAGCGCGGAGTTGCTCCAGCAACTCGAGGACGTTCTCGACCTCTTACAGAACTTCATCGTCGGTATCGCAGCGATCTCGTTGCTGGTGGGATCGATCGGCATCGCGAACATCATGCTCGTCTCGGTGACCGAACGAACTCGCGAGATCGGGATTATGAAAGCCGTGGGGGCCCAGAACCGGGAGATTCTGGGACTGTTCCTCGCCGAGTCGGTGGTCCTCGGCATCGTCGGCGCGATCCTCGGGACGCTGCTCGGTCTCGTCACGGGCTATCTGGGCGCGTGGTATATCGACCTCCCGCTGATCTACCCCTACGAGTACGTCGCGCTCGCCATCGCCGTCGGTGTACTCGTCGGGATCGCCGCCGGGCTGTATCCGGCGTGGCGAGCGGCCCGAACGGACCCGATCGACGCGCTCAGATACGAGTGA
- a CDS encoding DUF5518 domain-containing protein, producing the protein MVNSRTLVNALIGAIVGVVLSFIPLSTVLGGAAAAFLEGPDTRDGAIVGALAGAITFLPLAGLAIFGLGVLGFGMGIAAVPFEGFALVAFVVLAAVAFLFLYTVGLSLLGGYLGAYLAQEYPRQHARTRAAIGLSSDRSESVARTRSSGSQSDSRRRLDPEMDRRDARDSRRDRDTERDRR; encoded by the coding sequence ATGGTCAACAGCCGGACGCTCGTCAACGCGCTCATCGGTGCCATCGTCGGCGTCGTGCTCTCGTTTATTCCGCTCTCGACCGTTCTCGGTGGTGCTGCCGCGGCCTTTCTCGAGGGACCGGACACCCGCGACGGAGCGATCGTCGGCGCGCTGGCGGGAGCGATCACGTTCCTGCCGCTCGCCGGTCTCGCGATCTTCGGACTTGGGGTGCTCGGGTTCGGGATGGGGATCGCTGCGGTCCCGTTCGAGGGGTTCGCGCTCGTGGCATTCGTCGTCCTCGCCGCCGTGGCGTTCCTGTTTCTGTACACCGTCGGCCTCTCCTTGCTCGGTGGCTATCTTGGGGCGTATCTCGCCCAGGAGTATCCGAGACAGCACGCTCGAACGCGAGCGGCGATCGGGCTGTCGTCGGATCGCTCGGAATCAGTCGCCCGGACCCGTTCGTCCGGATCACAGTCGGATTCGCGACGGAGACTCGATCCAGAGATGGACCGCCGCGACGCACGTGACTCGAGGCGCGACCGCGATACCGAACGGGACCGACGCTGA
- a CDS encoding AI-2E family transporter, giving the protein MAVTSNATAPRNRRYVLAGIVALLGLVTGAILLEVLGTILFALTVAYVLMPVQAWLVRRGLSEWLAAVGATLIGFVSAVAVFAPIAVTLYFRIDQVIGVIEGIPQEVPIEALGMAYTVEVAEVQSVALDFLSGAAVSFASALPVLAIKFALFVILLFALVLKGDAAGRAAIAPVPHEYRDIIYALAERTRETLYAIYVLQLATSLATLLIGYPLFSLLGYEAAFTLAIIAAILQFVPIIGPSLLIAPIALYHVAAGELTAAVLVGVLGITLVAWFPDIGIRPRLAHRSAGLPGSLYFVGFTGGLFTLGPIGIVVGPLIVAVFVEAVDLLADEVNGDATFSEIVEADLEEPPGEDAASRSGTETTMTSPEESGSRPADD; this is encoded by the coding sequence ATAGCTGTGACATCGAACGCCACTGCACCCAGAAACCGCCGGTACGTGCTCGCCGGTATCGTCGCGCTACTCGGACTCGTCACGGGTGCGATCTTACTCGAGGTTCTCGGGACGATTCTTTTCGCACTGACGGTGGCGTACGTGCTGATGCCGGTACAGGCCTGGCTGGTCAGACGCGGACTCTCGGAGTGGCTGGCGGCCGTCGGGGCGACGCTGATCGGCTTTGTCAGCGCCGTTGCAGTGTTCGCACCGATCGCCGTCACGCTCTATTTCCGGATCGATCAGGTGATCGGTGTGATCGAGGGGATTCCACAGGAAGTCCCGATCGAGGCGCTCGGCATGGCGTACACGGTCGAGGTCGCCGAAGTACAGTCCGTCGCACTCGACTTCTTGAGCGGGGCCGCCGTCTCCTTCGCCTCGGCACTGCCGGTGCTCGCGATCAAGTTCGCGCTGTTCGTTATCCTGCTGTTCGCGCTCGTGCTCAAGGGTGATGCGGCCGGCCGGGCGGCCATCGCTCCGGTTCCACACGAGTATCGAGATATTATCTACGCGCTTGCCGAACGCACGCGCGAGACGCTGTACGCGATCTACGTCCTGCAGCTCGCGACATCCCTCGCCACGCTGCTCATCGGCTACCCGCTGTTCTCGCTGCTGGGCTACGAGGCGGCCTTTACGCTCGCGATCATCGCCGCGATCCTCCAGTTCGTCCCGATTATCGGGCCGAGCCTGCTCATCGCACCGATCGCGCTCTATCACGTCGCGGCGGGCGAACTCACCGCGGCTGTACTCGTCGGCGTTCTCGGCATCACCCTCGTTGCCTGGTTCCCCGATATTGGCATCCGGCCGCGCCTCGCCCACCGCTCCGCCGGGCTTCCCGGCAGCCTCTACTTCGTCGGCTTCACCGGCGGGCTTTTTACGCTCGGGCCGATCGGGATCGTCGTCGGACCGCTGATCGTCGCGGTTTTCGTCGAAGCCGTCGACCTGCTTGCCGACGAAGTCAACGGGGACGCGACCTTCTCCGAGATCGTCGAAGCCGACCTCGAGGAGCCACCGGGCGAGGACGCGGCGTCTAGATCCGGTACCGAGACCACGATGACGTCGCCGGAGGAATCCGGATCGCGACCGGCCGACGATTGA
- a CDS encoding thiamine ABC transporter substrate-binding protein, producing MYDQLDVGNETYVFTTYPHRMKRRTVVRTIGVGTGTAVGLAGCLTRNGDDDPPNGDEDGDPEPDEPDYEGTLRIATYGSMVTGQNPAGPWLEETFVEEYPDAELEWVVPNTGLQHYIRRGEYDADIDVDVLFGFTVGDLARIDDRIGDGGLLRELNLERIDGHERIRDDLALGDPHNRSLTYDTGYVSLVYDETEVGPVDGFDDLLGSAYENDLLAQHPVTSNPGQAFLLWTIQSADAETAFEYWEELLANGVQVHDSWSDAYYGAYLEAERPMVVSYSTDPLFAATESYEPERHRVAFPNDEGYAVPEGVGIFETSEEPDLAYAFLEHVLSPEIQLELARRNVQFPAVEDVTLPPEFGEAARQPTESVTTSYTELRGHFDQWLDDWTERFGDRFEDQ from the coding sequence ATGTACGATCAATTAGACGTTGGGAACGAGACTTACGTCTTCACGACGTACCCCCACCGAATGAAACGGCGGACGGTCGTGCGGACCATCGGCGTCGGAACGGGGACAGCCGTCGGTCTCGCCGGCTGTCTAACCCGCAACGGCGACGATGACCCGCCGAACGGCGACGAAGACGGCGATCCCGAACCCGACGAACCCGATTACGAGGGCACCCTCCGGATCGCCACCTACGGCTCGATGGTTACGGGCCAGAACCCGGCCGGGCCGTGGCTCGAGGAAACGTTCGTCGAGGAGTATCCCGACGCTGAACTCGAGTGGGTCGTCCCGAACACGGGTCTCCAGCACTACATCCGGCGGGGCGAGTACGACGCCGATATCGACGTCGACGTGCTCTTCGGGTTCACCGTTGGCGACCTAGCACGGATCGATGACCGGATCGGCGACGGAGGCCTTCTCCGTGAACTCAATCTCGAGCGAATCGACGGCCACGAACGAATCCGGGACGACCTCGCACTCGGAGATCCGCACAATCGTTCGCTGACCTACGATACGGGCTACGTCAGCCTCGTCTACGACGAAACCGAAGTCGGGCCAGTCGACGGGTTCGACGACCTGCTCGGGTCGGCCTACGAGAACGACCTGCTGGCCCAACATCCCGTCACCTCGAATCCAGGGCAGGCGTTCCTGCTGTGGACGATCCAGTCGGCCGACGCGGAGACCGCCTTCGAGTACTGGGAGGAACTCCTCGCGAACGGCGTTCAGGTTCACGACTCCTGGAGCGACGCCTACTACGGTGCGTACCTCGAGGCCGAGCGGCCAATGGTCGTCTCCTACTCGACCGATCCGCTATTCGCGGCCACGGAAAGCTACGAGCCCGAACGCCACCGTGTCGCGTTCCCGAACGACGAAGGGTACGCCGTTCCCGAGGGGGTGGGAATTTTCGAAACGAGCGAGGAGCCCGATCTGGCCTACGCGTTTCTCGAACATGTACTCTCGCCAGAGATACAGCTGGAACTCGCCCGGCGGAACGTCCAGTTTCCGGCCGTCGAAGATGTCACCCTCCCACCGGAGTTCGGCGAAGCCGCCCGTCAACCCACTGAGTCGGTGACGACGAGTTACACCGAACTTCGGGGCCACTTCGACCAGTGGCTCGATGACTGGACGGAACGGTTCGGGGACCGCTTCGAGGACCAGTAG